The window TCAAGTTACCACTCCACGCTCCTCGCCTCCTCTTGAACCACCGCCCGCACCACCGGTGGACGCTACCATTAACCCTTCCATTGTCTCCGCAAACACAACCACTGggtcaagatcagcatcGGGAACAGGATCAGGGCCAGCACCGGGAACGAACACACCCGCCTACGTCCCATACAACCCGCACCAaggtcatcatcgccatACCTCGTCAGTCTCGAGATTGAACAATCGTTCCTCCACAGGTCTCTTCGCCTTGGCCGCCTCTGCCTTTGACCGCACGCAAAACGCAATTGCTGCCATCTCAGAGCCATCCGTCCGACCTCGACAGTCCAGCGGTGCTCTTTCGAGGCTTTCCTTGCTCACCAGCTCTTCACCTTCGTCCGAACCCTCTAGTCCGGACAAGTACCACCGCCTTCGAAGCTCATCAAACCAATCACTTTCCTCAGGCGCAACCGTGGACGGCAAGATTGCTCCCCAGGCATTGCAGGCGAATAACCCGCCGTCTCAGCCTTACACAACCACAGACCCGAATCACCCTCTTCCTTACAAGTCCTCCACAGCCGCCAAGAtgcatcaaacatcatcgCGCTTATTGCGCATGACGGACGATGACCGGCCATTCACAAAGGTAAGCTCTTTCCCTACTTCAAATTGCATGGTGTGCTTTGCATGCGCCGTTTCGCCGTGTGCGCAGACATGCATAATTGTTGCCTATGCACCAATTGCATTCTAGCAAGAAAGCTATACATACTCGAGTCCTTGCTGACAGAGTTGCACAAACAGGACTTTAAAGATCTCTTCTCAACCCTTGTTGTTAGTTTGCTGCCGCTTTCGGCTCATCGTGTCCGATTGACCAAGGTTGAATACACCTTTTTGTCCGAGGATGCTATTAACAACCTGGGCTCTCTCAAATTCTCTCAATCCAATCGCATGCCTGACCCCAAGGACCCCTCCCGCATTGTTACCACCACGACAACCACCACTTTCTCCATGGCTAAGGACATGGCTCGTTCTATCTGTCAACGGTTTCTGGAGGCACGTTTTATCGAATCAGCCGATGGTAAATACCAGCAGGTTTACACGATGAAGGGCTCTGTCTGGCAACTAACCCCCAAGGGTATTACCGTTTTGGATAGATTCTGTTCCAGGAACGGTATCCAGCAAAAGCAAGTTTCTGAACTCGCCAACCTCGCTTCCACCCAGCTGGTGCTCCTTGAGCGCGACCCTCAGACGGACAAGCTTCTCCACGATCACGGAACAATCGAGGTTATCTTCCGCCGATTTGCTGGGTCAGAGGGCCGCAACATTAAGTCCACTGTCAACGCCGCCGACTCAGACTCTCTACATGACTACAGGGATGGACTCACAGGagtcaagatggctgctgagcGCAAGGTGAATGGAAAGACATATCGTGATACCTTCACTGGTAAGGCTACCACTGATTGGCTCATGGATTGTTCGACTATTGTGGATAAGAGAGAAACCGTCGAGGTGGCCACCCTCTTTGTCGAGTTCGAGTTGATGGAGCCTGTAGCCCAGGACCGAGCTTACATGGCTCAGAACCCTGGCTGCAACCTTTTCCAGCCCACCAAGTATGCCATCTACCAACTATCACAACGCGGAAAGGATATTGTTAGCGGCGCTGCCTCTCGAGGACGAGCTTCCGAGAGTGAAGGCGGTGCCACATCTCAGCGAAACGGCATCACCAGAGACTCCAACACTCAGCGCCTTGATAAGATTCTTAACGACCCTGCTCTTCGCCTGCTTTTCCGTGAACAGCTCCGGGATACTCACTGCGAAGAGAACTTGTCCTTCTaccaagatgttgatgagttcgTGCGCAGCTGCAAGGCTGCTACACGGGCTGCTCAAAAGGCGCCTAACACCAATGCTATGGACGGAATTAAAGAGATTATGGCTTCAGCATATGGTATTTACAATGCCTTCCTTGCTCCCGGATCGCCTTGCGAGCTCAACATCGATCACCAGTTGCGTAACAACCTGGCTACACGAATGACTAAGGCCGTTGGGCAGGATGTGGCTATGATTGACACACTTCAAGAAGTGACGTCGCTGTTTGAGGATGCTCAAAACGCAGTCTTCAAGCTGATGGCTAGTGTAAGTTTGGCTAAAAACCGCCCCCGTCCCAGCCCCCCATGGCACGTTCGCGGCCACGCCGATCCCTCTCAATTGAGGATAAAGCAATGCAGATGCTAATATAGGAGAAAACAGGACTCGGTACCAAAATTCCTTCGCAGCCCCAAGTACGAGCAGCAATTGCGAAACTATGAATTCGACGTTGTTGGCCGAGGCCCCGAGCGAAGCCAAAGCAGGTCCAACCGAAAGTGATCTCTCCCCCGAAGGAAATCCGGCCATGCGCTATCTACACTAGAGCGGGTTGACTAGGCTCGAAAGGAAAGCTCAAGTCTAAAACAGATCCAGACTTGAGGCCAGAACCAGAAACcaggaaaaaaaaaacagggCTATGACCAGGACCCTGAACCTTGCTGGGCCAGCTCAAGCATTTACATCATCTGCCTCATTTAATCACGAGTCATTTGCATAGAGACGTTTGACAGTTTTGGCTACCAAAGCGTTTTATCACGAGAACGATACCACCTAGAGCCATACCTTCCTGCATTACCGGTGTTTTGGTTTCTGAGCTATTTTGTTTTTGCCATGTTCTTAATTTTTTTATTATTCGCGCCTCGGCCCCTTTCTCTTCGGCGGCTAGTGCTAAGTTAGGGGCCATAGCCCACAGCCACAGCTACGGCTACGGCTTTGCCTACCAGACCCGACAACAGTCTACTCACTTCGGCCGCCTCCGAAGACGCTCGGGTGGCCTTTATTCCGCGTCATGCCCTATTTGCTCATTCATGATGGATCTCGGATTGAAAACTATTATTTCGACAATAGGGTGCTCGGATGTACCGATGAGAGAAGCTGATGGGGCGTGCGGTCGACAGCTTCCTGCTTGGATACAGTTACACTGCTTGGTTGTGCCGAGTAACGAGCGCCGAGCTTCGAATCAATCCCGAGACAAAGACGAGCTATACGAATTTCGATTGGGATCTTCGAGACATGACTATGACCGTATGGATATAGGACGAAACGGCCTGTGAGAAATGGTTGATCGATTTGCACAGCGTGAGGGATTTCGACAAACGAAATCGGCAGCACTTCTCTTGTTATTATCTTTGTGTTTTTTGTACTACTTTGGGGGGTTTACTTCTTCATtatctctctcttttcttttatttatttattatgTTGCGGACGGCACCCCAATATCTTGGGACCGAAAGTAAATGCATTGCATTGGAAGGAGTCGGGGTACATTACGGCGGGCCAGCGCTGAAATACGATTGTACATAGAAAAAAGACACTGGGCGGGCAGTCTCGATAGCTTTTGTCGAGAGGAataaacaaagacaaggaagcGAATCACATCAGTATGTGCACTTGAATCGTGAGCTTATTTACTGGTATGATGACCGACTGGTGTTTGTGAAATTGTTCAAGTGGAATGTGTAGATATGCTCTGATAGAGCCAAGACATCGCGTGATCATGACAAAATACACAAACGATACTGTAGCAATTGTCATTGCACATGTTTATTCACATTGCGTGTGTTACGAATTAAAGACTGAATGCATGCCGTGTCTCAACCCTCTGCTACACTATATCGCCCCTTTAATGAGAAGCGGCAGATAACAGGGTCAATATTTTGACTGCATAAAAGTAATTTAGACAATGATAGAACAGAAGGAAGTAAAATTGCCtcatgtttctttttcctcaTTTCCCCTCTTTTCAATTAGTCTAATTTCTTGTACCATAAGAGTTATGTATGTCCTTGGCAAACAAAACCATAGTAGCTATTGTTCATCAACTGTGATGCGCACAAAGCCTTGTCTTGTGATCAAGAAACCACTATAACATCAATACAGAGTAAATAAGAACCACTCCTCGGCGCTCCCGTCACCAAGACATGTCAtcaaagcaaaaaaagaggctgAATGTTGTTATTGTCAAGATAAACGAACAACCAAACAATGCTCTTCGTTCTTGATGTAGGTGGGGGCGATTGATGAGCCaagggaggaagagacaaTTCACGggcgagaccaagacagCTTCCAGATCAACCGATTCTTTTGAGAATCGCTGATTGTCGAATCGGGGAGTTTTATGAGGATTGCCTGAGAGGGTCTTTCTTGTTCAATGGTATTTTGCTTAGGGTACTAATTTTGTGTAATATTGATTTGTTCTTTGTTTACATAGTACTGAATTACACGCAACAACGTGCCTATTTGAAGAGAATCACTGCAGGATACCTGAGCATATAGAGGGACAGTTTACATCTACAGAGTGGCTACAGACAGCAAGTGTCATGTCGTTTCAGCCAAGGATCACACAACCCGTCGACTCAGAATTCACTTACACCCAACAAGTCCAGTTATAAATAAGATTATTTAGAAACAAACTCGCGGCGCTCAAAATAACTTTCCTAGACATTGGCTCCTCATTCATTCAGCTCAATTACAGAAAAACATCTCCTTGCAGGTCGTAACCCGGCCACAACTCCCTTAGAACGGAGCCGCaatttctttctctttctcccttGCGTACTGGAATGAAGCAACATGACGATACATTGGTTTCCATTCTTTACTGTGGCGGCCAGATTGTCGCAAGCCTCAGGGGcagagaggaaagaaaaCGAACAAGAAAGATGAGAGTGAGACAAGGGAGGGTAAAATGGAGGCTCTGGGCCGGTGTCTAAGGCTTCAATTTTGAGATATAAGAAGACCTCTCTGACAGCTTCATCGTATCTTTTCCCTCAGTATCACTCAGCATCATTCTTCGTTCTCTGCAACACACACTCGTTAACATTCTCGCCCAAGTCACTCGCTTGACCACACTCACTCACTCCAGCAAAATTGCAATCGCTCTTCCAAACTCACTCACTCTTTGAAGTATCCCCCAAAACAAAACCAGTCTTTCAAGATGTACGCCTTCAACGCCGCCGCTctcctcgcccttgttggtgtcgctgctgccaagcccACCATGTCTCCTGCTCCCATGCCCACTGGAAGCAAGAACGGCACCGTCACTGTCACCAGCGTCGTCGATGTCTACACCACCTACTGCCCTGGACCTACCAGCTTCCACATGGGCGGCAAGGACTACATCGTCACCAAGCCCACCACTCTGATCATCACTGACTGTCCTTGCACCGTCACTGAGACTCACCCCGCTCCTACTTGGATTCCCGGCCACCCTGGCTACAAGCCCGAGCACCCCGTCAAGCCCGAGCATCCCTCCAAGCCTGAGCATCCCTCCAAACCTGAGCACCCCGTCAAGCCTGAGCACCCCGTCAAGCCCGAGCACCCCGTCAAGCCTGAGCACCCCATCAAGCCCGAGCACCCCTCCAAGCCCGAGCATCCCTCCAAGCCCGAGCATCCCTCCAACCCTGAGCACCccgaggttgagaagcccGCCCAGCCTGAGCACCCCACCAACCCCGAGAAGCCTGAGGGTGAGAAGCCCGGCAAGGGAGAGGATGTCCCCGAGGAGCCCGTTGTCACTGCCGGCGCCGGTGCCGTTCAGTTCGGACTTGGCCTTGCCGCCTTCCTCGGTCTCATGGCTCTGTAAACTAGCAACCATGAGAGTCAAGACGCCAGATGACAGCCTCGAGAAACGAACAAGAGTACCGCATCAGTTCGTCAGCCTCTCAACCTATACTTCAGACTGTCTTCAGCTGTGTTCATTCCGCTATGATTTTCATGAGCGCTCAACGACAATTTCTACTTCGCCTCTCCGCATCAACGTTTTAATGACAAAATATTTATACTTCTTTGGGTATCTATGCACTCGCATATACACCGTGTATCTTCTTTGTGGCGCCCATACCCATTAGGGTTTTCCGGGGATGGGTCATTGAGGGGgatttcttttgttctcgGGGACCTTTTTTGATAGAAATGAGGAGCTTGGAAGACATTTGCATTGCTGGGAGATGATTTGTACCGTTGGTGTAATATAGATACGTATAGAACCTAACGAAATTCATCATTTTACTCATTACATATGCGTTCGAGATTATGCTCTGTAAATCATCAGTGCTCGTACCTGACTCGCCATCAAAATGATCAAGGACATAACAGTCCATACCAGAAATAACGCCGCGACTCCAAAGCTTCAAGCAAGCACAGGACTAAAATTCCCCATTCTAGGCCAGTTCCGCTGGCCCTGTCCTCTCATGACGGGGATGGTTATAGGTGCCATCATCTAGCTCCGCAAAGGTCTCACGTTCATCAAATGGCGAGTTTGGATTACTGTAGGGACTATGACTTGCCAACGCGGCATAATGGTCGGGTCTGCTGTCGCCACGATAAGCTGTCACAGACTGATCATGCCTTAACTGGTTAAATCCCAACGGCTGCGCGTGTCCAAGGGCTATAGGGCCGCCGTTTTGCTGGTGCGCATCGCCCATACTGGAAGAGGGTGTGTCATTAATGTAGGCTGGGTGGGAAGACAGGTCCGGAGCGGTCCCGTACTGGCCATTGGCTCCCTTGGTCGGTGCTCCTGAGTACTCAGATGCTGGAGGGGTTGGTGTTTGAAGAGTCCCTGGGGAGCCGGGCCCAAAGTTTTGCATAGAGTGTCTTGCAGACTTGAGGGAAGTTCTTTCCGACAACTTCTCGACCAGAGTTCCATGGGACTTCTTGATAGTCTTCTTAACAAACGACACCATGAGCAGGTTACAGCGCATGTCAACATCTTCGCGGAGATAAAGACCTGAAGCCGGTgccccaagaccaagctcaacaggTTGCGGACGCTCTCCAGGCATAGTTCCGCCTACAGACCAGCGGCCACGGAGGTCAAGCCCCATGGGAGCGTAACTGTGCGTCTGAAGACCATCGGAAGAGTCAAAGAAGGCAGCCGTGTATGTGACCTGACCAGAGGCGATACCGCCAGGGAGGTAATCAATGCGATCAGTCATGGAGTACCATACacacttcttctcatcctccgGGGCGTGTGACGGAGGAGAGATTTGGTGGCGTTCTATGATGAGAGGATTCAAGTCAATCATTGCTAAATGGTCGTGTAGAAAATCTACCACTTGCTGGCGAGATAAGTTTGAAGGCAAGGGTGTGATTGTTGTGAAAGTAGACCGAGTCATGGTTTTttcctggtgttggttgtgatCGACGTGACACAGGATTTTGCAAGTTACAAGTGCCGTATAACAGAAGCTGTGGCGACTGAAAATGTGTGTATGGAGAATAAAAACAAGGTCCGTGATGAGCGGTGACGATCttttcttgttgttctgttCAAGACTTGgggttgatggagatggcggAGAGTTACTAATAAGATGGGAAAGTGCAATGCGATGATGACTTGGTATGACAGGAAGGAACTAGAACTTGGCAACCGTTCAGCCCCAGCTGTGTAAGCCACAAAAAGCAGACTACCAAAGGGCAGGTGCCATCCATTCAATCCATCAAAGCTTCCTTTTGCTTGGCCGAAGGCGCTCGGAAGGTGTATCAGATTGCCACTAGCTCATCTCGTCTCCGGCAAATCAAGGCCTCACAATCTCGAGTGACGTAGCATCAGAAACATCGAGTGAGCACAGCAAAGACGACCGAGTCCAATGAATTGTTTTTTACTTTTATTATTTCTTTACGATAAAATGCTAATATTAATCAAAAATCTACTCTCGCTTGTTCATGTCCACCTAAATATACGCCTAGTCCATGTCAGATTTTAGTATGCTTCGAGTCGATGGATCTAGCGAAACCTAAACATCAACACTACAACCCAGCACATATATCCATATTATTACCGTCCTCGGAGACCAAAACATGCCAccgccatcttcaagggGAAAACCCCGTCCGTCTCAGCAATGCCGTCTTGTTTCCCTCGCAAAAGATCATCCAGGGCTCATGAATACGGACAGGTAGCCCCGATGTATCTGTTACTTGTCTATACTTGCTCAGGGGCATCATTAATAGTCTATTATATGCAACGCAGAGATGTGTATCTATCAAGCCAATAGGGCATCGTATCGTAAAACTGCAACCTCCGCCACTATATCTCCCTACACCATCTTGCCAGTACAGCACTCAACTTCACTGCTGCTGGGATCTCCTCCAGTGCGACGTCGACTTTCCACATCTTGCCTTCTAATCCGCCATGCCCAAGGTTACGGGCACCACCTATGCCAGCAGGCACCAATAATCCCAGTGAGATGAGCCGTTCCCATGCGATGCCAGCTACGCCACGGCTCCATACTCGGACACCTCCACCTACAGCAAGCATacctgctgttgctgagtgaACTCGCTGTCTTCCCATCAAGGAACTGTACTCATCGTatgccatggccaagtttACCGTATCCGTGTGTGCTACAATGTCCAATCGTGCTGCAGCAATAAGGAGTCCCAAGTCTAGCTCAGACAGCGTTGAAAGCAAGTGAAGCCTGGAGTCAGGGGGTGTCAAGGATTCAACATCTGCTTGCACAGCAGGGATCTTGAGTGTCACGTCGTTGGCTGAGAGAGCCGACAGAGGTAAGATCCATTCGGTCAGGAATGCCGAAGCCGACTTGGTTGTGTAATAATGATACTGAAGCAAGTCCTGGAATGATCGCTCTCTGTATAGTCCCTGTATTGTATGTTAGTATGTGATTCGCATCCAAATAGGATCTGACCAacctcgatcttgttgttccAATACTCCTGGAACGCAGCATGTCCTTCGAGATAGGTGTTGATGccttccttctcagcctcatcgcTGTCTACAATCAGCCCCTGCCTGCAGACTTGCCAGTAAGCTGGAAGCGACTTGGGCAGAGAGAGATAGACGTATCGATGACTGAATCGACTCTTTACTCGCTTTtccaacatctcaacaacatctaGTCTAGTGGTACAGCCAACCACTGCGATGGGTGCCTTTCGCGACTGTGCAATATCAAACAAGTTGTACAATAATGTTTGTCGAGGGTGCGATGCAAACATGTCGAATTCGTCAATCACAAACACAATCGACTGTGACGTAACACCTTCGTCTGTACCGATAATCTCAGATGGATGTGACAGGAGAGCAAGTAACGACGCCATGGTGTCGGCATAGTTTGTCTGCAAGCATCGTCAGTGAGAGTAATTTATGGAACCAAGGGGTATTCTTACTCTGTTCACCAGGTCATCCTCTACCTGCATCTCTTTGCCTAGCTGTCGCCAGATCTCTTTTAGGGCCAGCTTATCATCCGTATgaatgaagccattgagCCGCACCACGTGAAAATCGCTTCTGTGTTCCTGAGATACATCAGAAATGACCTTTTCTAGTAACTGTAAGATAAATAGTTAGCATTCGGTGCGCCCAGAAAGCGAAATCACAGCGCCTTACAGTGGTCTTGCCACATCCCCTTGCTCCAATTATCATCATGGAGTTTCCTTCACCGGCAACAACAGTCTGTCCCACAAGCTGGTAAACCTTTTCTTCAGCCTCAAGCTGCGCAGACAACTGCAAACGCCTTCTCCCCGTACAACGGTCGAGAAGCACTCGTTGTAATGATCGTACATGCTGGTCCAAATTGGCGATGTCAGGTACATCTACTGCGATCTTAACAGCTGGAGGCTGCACGCCAGCGGTCTTTTTCGGCGTCTTAAGCATGTCCTCTTGAGTACACGACTTGCAAAGCCAATCGCCTTCTGGAATATCGGGAACGCCATAACATTCTTGATGAACTGCAAAATCACACATGTCGCATAGAATGATTTGGTTGGGGGCCTGCGAATGGGGTTTCAAGCACATTGCGCACACGATCTCATCTGCTTCAGAGTTGGCGGCCTTACGTGGCGTCTTGGGTTTGCTCGGTAGGTCCTCAAAGAAAACTTCGCCATTTTGGTTGTCCTGACCTGCCCCAAAAGTGACGTTCTTCGGCCGGCCTCGTGGTCTCCCCTTCTTGGGGCTCAGGATACTCTTGGGCGTAGGTTTTGGCAGCGAAAGAGATCCATTCGTTGTGGACAGCTCGTCGATAGATTCTTGTTTTGCTGAAAGCCCATCATCTGCCGCTGGGGCTGgttcttcaaccttcttcttccgcgGTCGGCCTCTTGGGGCAGCTGGTTTCTTTGGTGAAGCGGTCCTCGGTCGGCTAACACCGACCTTCTTTGGTAGAGGATAAGATCTTTTTGAATCTCCGGTATCCCATATTGTTCCTCTCAGTGCTGATGCCTTAAGTGCAGGGCGGAACATGGGTTGTGCGGCAGGTTGTGTGGCGGGTTGCGATACAGGTTTTGATGGCGACACGACGGGCCGCTGGTCGGTCGGTatcttgagattgttgtCTACTGGGGGCCATAAGTTCTGACCGTTGGATATGACTGATGAATATGCTGaattgatggcgttgagcGCCTTGGGGGTTGAAGGCGATCCGGGTACGAGTTCATCGAGTCGGCGTTTCTTGAGGGTCGCAGGT is drawn from Fusarium graminearum PH-1 chromosome 3, whole genome shotgun sequence and contains these coding sequences:
- a CDS encoding developmental regulator flbA encodes the protein MDFKDLFSTLVVSLLPLSAHRVRLTKVEYTFLSEDAINNLGSLKFSQSNRMPDPKDPSRIVTTTTTTTFSMAKDMARSICQRFLEARFIESADGKYQQVYTMKGSVWQLTPKGITVLDRFCSRNGIQQKQVSELANLASTQLVLLERDPQTDKLLHDHGTIEVIFRRFAGSEGRNIKSTVNAADSDSLHDYRDGLTGVKMAAERKVNGKTYRDTFTGKATTDWLMDCSTIVDKRETVEVATLFVEFELMEPVAQDRAYMAQNPGCNLFQPTKYAIYQLSQRGKDIVSGAASRGRASESEGGATSQRNGITRDSNTQRLDKILNDPALRLLFREQLRDTHCEENLSFYQDVDEFVRSCKAATRAAQKAPNTNAMDGIKEIMASAYGIYNAFLAPGSPCELNIDHQLRNNLATRMTKAVGQDVAMIDTLQEVTSLFEDAQNAVFKLMASDSVPKFLRSPKYEQQLRNYEFDVVGRGPERSQSRSNRK